One stretch of Pseudodesulfovibrio senegalensis DNA includes these proteins:
- a CDS encoding energy transducer TonB family protein: MKNLLAASIAFSLFAHFILLEAHWTPSTSPGTGQTVIPISLESPGSPQSDPSSMHSAPTPEQEAGQGADAFKRKQQAALKRFLKAVRKAIESKKFDSATGISSSMIGNAVCAFTILENDSFAGVRLVRTSGNAKLDRAALTAIRLASGATHRPKIIGTGHIPLTLTVKYQYGM; this comes from the coding sequence ATGAAAAACCTTCTGGCCGCCAGCATCGCGTTCTCCCTGTTCGCGCATTTCATCCTTCTCGAAGCCCACTGGACTCCGTCGACCTCGCCCGGCACCGGGCAAACCGTCATCCCCATTTCGCTTGAATCGCCGGGCAGCCCGCAATCGGACCCCTCGTCCATGCACAGCGCCCCAACGCCGGAGCAGGAAGCAGGACAAGGTGCTGACGCCTTCAAGCGCAAACAGCAGGCCGCCCTGAAACGATTCCTGAAGGCCGTTCGCAAAGCCATAGAATCAAAGAAATTTGATTCCGCTACGGGCATCTCATCATCCATGATCGGCAATGCGGTCTGCGCATTCACCATTCTCGAAAACGATAGCTTTGCCGGAGTGCGGCTGGTGCGCACGTCCGGCAATGCAAAACTGGATCGGGCCGCGCTCACGGCCATACGGCTGGCAAGCGGCGCGACACACAGACCAAAGATCATCGGAACGGGTCACATCCCGCTGACCCTGACCGTCAAATATCAATACGGCATGTGA
- a CDS encoding ExbD/TolR family protein produces the protein MISLHKNTPAPATPDITPLLDVVFILLIFFVVSAVFTARGLTMDLPEAQTAKPIAQKSLRIELLPDGKLLYDGQPATLLDISHKLTDAAALPVSRQPECIMLKSAPNVRVKRFVGMVDMVRRHGFNNLVIATAARQPEPAHKAAQ, from the coding sequence ATGATTTCCCTGCACAAAAACACCCCGGCTCCGGCCACTCCGGACATAACTCCCCTGCTGGACGTGGTCTTCATCCTGCTCATCTTTTTCGTTGTTTCGGCCGTGTTCACGGCCCGGGGCCTGACCATGGACCTGCCCGAGGCACAGACCGCCAAGCCCATCGCCCAGAAATCCCTGCGCATCGAACTGCTGCCCGACGGCAAACTCCTCTACGACGGCCAGCCCGCTACTCTTCTGGACATTTCCCACAAGCTCACCGACGCAGCAGCACTACCCGTTTCCCGTCAACCGGAATGCATCATGCTCAAATCCGCACCCAACGTACGCGTGAAGCGGTTCGTGGGCATGGTGGACATGGTGCGTCGGCACGGATTCAACAATCTGGTCATAGCAACGGCCGCCAGGCAACCGGAGCCCGCACACAAAGCAGCGCAATAG
- a CDS encoding MotA/TolQ/ExbB proton channel family protein, whose protein sequence is MNLIHQGGFMMWPLLALSIAALAVMVERFITLTTTRFPDEDTLRQAFKLAHIGKTDEAASMAADAAPAYRKFFAALFDNITPELHEQHITQAGEEALFSLSRRLDFLATVAAAAPLMGLLGTVIGMINAFSRLASSGSVDITMLSGGIWQALLTTAAGLSIAIPALLAHRLFCRMHAKAAFTLQKAAVDYLTTTGTQEPKP, encoded by the coding sequence ATGAACCTCATACATCAGGGCGGGTTCATGATGTGGCCGTTGCTGGCCCTTTCCATTGCCGCCCTCGCGGTCATGGTCGAACGCTTCATAACCCTGACCACCACGCGTTTCCCGGACGAGGACACGCTGAGGCAGGCGTTCAAACTGGCACACATCGGCAAAACCGATGAAGCAGCGTCCATGGCTGCAGATGCGGCCCCGGCGTACAGGAAATTCTTTGCGGCCCTGTTCGACAACATTACGCCCGAACTCCACGAACAGCATATCACGCAGGCCGGGGAAGAAGCACTGTTCTCGCTTTCGCGGCGTCTGGATTTTCTGGCCACGGTGGCCGCTGCCGCCCCGCTCATGGGCCTGCTGGGAACGGTCATCGGCATGATCAACGCATTTTCGCGCCTGGCATCGTCCGGTTCCGTGGACATCACCATGCTTTCGGGCGGCATCTGGCAGGCCCTGCTGACCACGGCAGCCGGGCTGTCCATAGCCATTCCCGCCCTGCTGGCACATCGGCTTTTCTGCCGTATGCACGCCAAGGCCGCGTTCACGCTCCAGAAAGCCGCCGTGGATTACCTGACCACGACCGGAACGCAGGAACCGAAACCATGA
- a CDS encoding CobW family GTP-binding protein: MNLSAILPVQRRKDHPVNMPDLLMNCVLAASQHDTFKRLVGWKGMSVCARGLQGWTAKLKTRPGVYGLCTAQNHKDESGHHADIGLYYFPSPDEELLETMSLAANHAAVQDDYLDSVRTFSGNRGWAAPFRMGTLKFTLAADESALTLTLVADDRRLSIAQDGVATQDGQWVIQPGQAEEDIPARAIAMELTKALAAAVANSVEAPTIRYDQWQAAGQAVCYNAQGKQSFIDRGITTVTDSFAWGEGNAARGLVSPPSSFAAHLSCGPEDTAHMPGDIAEAMLWKTHDLMALNNDDTYAYAFDDRPGLIVLSGFLGSGKTTFLNQLLEYHASRDELVAIIQNEVGQTGVDGKLLEGDESIVELDEGCVCCTLAGSISRGVEQLRARFNPKVIVLETTGLANPFNILGELDKLRPLARLDSITTLVDAANALDLLSESDIARNQIEAADIVLLNKCDLVSEDHLETLGKTLRSLNKRAALVQTEHGAVNPGILYDTDTLKQSIPGLLPSVPQKPHHDHTMEGYTSRRFAFSNPLSREDLIRTLKHLPPEVFRLKGIVGISDTNEAEVVQYVAGRYEFSRLGNDFDDDYFLVAIGRDMNLSTLENLAGAQS; this comes from the coding sequence ATGAATCTTTCAGCGATCCTCCCCGTCCAACGCCGCAAGGACCATCCGGTCAACATGCCGGACCTGCTCATGAACTGCGTTCTGGCCGCATCCCAGCACGACACCTTCAAACGCCTCGTAGGCTGGAAAGGCATGTCCGTATGCGCCCGTGGCCTTCAGGGGTGGACCGCAAAACTCAAAACCCGTCCCGGCGTGTACGGCCTGTGCACGGCACAAAACCACAAAGACGAATCCGGGCACCACGCCGACATCGGTCTGTACTACTTTCCCTCGCCGGACGAGGAACTGCTGGAAACCATGTCGCTTGCCGCAAACCACGCGGCCGTGCAGGACGACTATCTGGACAGCGTGCGCACATTCTCCGGCAACCGCGGCTGGGCCGCCCCGTTTCGCATGGGCACACTGAAATTTACGCTGGCTGCTGACGAATCTGCCCTGACCCTGACCCTTGTGGCCGACGACAGAAGGCTGAGCATCGCACAAGACGGCGTCGCCACCCAAGACGGCCAATGGGTCATCCAGCCCGGTCAAGCCGAAGAGGACATCCCTGCCCGCGCAATCGCCATGGAGCTGACAAAGGCTCTGGCCGCCGCCGTGGCCAACAGCGTTGAAGCACCGACCATCCGCTATGACCAGTGGCAGGCCGCGGGGCAGGCCGTCTGCTACAACGCACAGGGCAAACAATCTTTCATCGACCGGGGAATCACTACCGTCACCGATTCCTTTGCCTGGGGGGAAGGCAATGCCGCTCGCGGCCTTGTCTCCCCCCCCTCCTCCTTTGCCGCGCACCTTTCCTGCGGCCCGGAAGACACGGCCCACATGCCCGGGGACATTGCCGAAGCCATGCTCTGGAAAACCCATGACCTCATGGCGCTGAACAACGACGACACATACGCATACGCTTTTGACGACCGCCCCGGACTGATCGTGCTGAGCGGCTTTCTCGGCTCGGGCAAGACCACCTTCCTCAACCAGTTGCTGGAATACCACGCGTCCCGCGACGAGCTGGTGGCCATCATCCAGAACGAAGTCGGACAGACCGGCGTGGACGGCAAGCTGCTGGAAGGCGACGAATCCATCGTGGAGCTGGACGAAGGCTGCGTCTGCTGCACGCTGGCAGGCAGCATCTCCCGCGGGGTGGAACAACTGCGGGCGCGCTTCAACCCCAAAGTCATCGTGCTGGAAACAACCGGGCTGGCCAACCCCTTCAACATTCTGGGCGAGCTGGACAAGCTGCGTCCGCTCGCGCGGTTGGACTCCATCACCACATTGGTGGATGCGGCCAACGCCCTCGATCTTCTTTCCGAAAGCGACATCGCCCGCAACCAAATCGAGGCTGCTGACATCGTGCTGCTCAACAAGTGCGACCTCGTCTCCGAAGACCACCTCGAAACCCTTGGCAAAACCCTTCGTTCCCTGAATAAACGGGCCGCGCTGGTGCAGACCGAACACGGGGCCGTCAACCCCGGCATTCTTTACGACACCGACACCCTCAAGCAAAGCATTCCCGGACTCCTTCCATCCGTTCCGCAAAAACCCCACCATGACCACACCATGGAAGGATACACGTCCCGACGCTTTGCGTTTTCCAATCCCTTGAGCCGCGAAGACCTCATCCGGACATTGAAACACCTCCCCCCGGAGGTCTTCCGGCTCAAGGGCATTGTGGGAATCAGCGACACAAACGAGGCCGAGGTGGTGCAATACGTTGCCGGCCGATACGAATTCTCCCGGCTGGGCAACGACTTTGACGACGACTACTTTCTGGTGGCCATCGGTCGGGACATGAACCTCTCCACGCTGGAAAATCTGGCCGGAGCCCAATCATGA